aaaaattgtgtaagttattatttttccttCTTAATAATTTCTAGTAaacaatataatatttataaatgaaaattaaggattcatataaaattaaagaatttaaacaaaacttcaaaaaaaaaaaattaattccttcatatttatttattattatttttttttttaaattaaaaatatgattcattatttttgaaatataatttatatttttgtaattaaatgaatacaacaaaatatctatataattttgtttatattaatatatatatatatatatatatatatatacttattacTCTTGTTTCCCTTTAAATGaagaataaaattatatttatatcaaattgtattttattttattaatcattttttaaatttaatttaaatcatACACCTTTCTTTAATgaatttcaaatttttttttttttttttaaatttatatttaaaataaaattttaatattaagttttttttttttctcacaTTTTCCTTGAGATTCTGAaggaaatatattaaaaacaaaaaaaaaaaactatgaaaaattattaaataaatttttttttttccaaacagaaaacaaattaaaaaaaaaaaaaaaaaaagagaaatgtaatatatatataaaataatttaaaaaatatttcaaaaaaaaaaaaggaaaaattaaaaataaatgaaaatgtgttaattattaattgaaacttaaaacatatataattaaaaaaaaaaaaaatatatatatatatatattcttttaattatcattttttttttttattatccaatgatttaaataaaaaaagaaacttcATTGATGTTTATGTACAATATATGTATCCTATTGAAGGATTCTAACATCGgattaaaacttttttatcttttgtaATAATTGAATCAACTCTCCaaaaatattcttaaaaaattattaaaaaatggaTAAAAGAAGTCccaattatttataaaataaaaaaaataaaagtaaaataaaataataataaaattttaaaagatttgtagaaataaataagaaaaaatgaaataaaatatatttatatggtttatatttttggaaaattttaaaatatttttttgtgaaATTTCTTtagaattttattatattatttattaatgttaattataatattgaCTACAAATTAGTTCTCTCCCATATAAATTTAGGagatttttcatttttttttgtaagtATTTCTGCattgttttttttgataaGAATAGTATGCTCAAACTGAGCAGAAAAATGATATTTAGAATTTGAAATTGTCCAGTTATCGGGCCAAGTAATATAATTAGATTCTTTTTCTGTAATAATTGGTTCAATAGTAAATACTAAATTTTCACACATTTTTCTATCATCATCATTTAATGTATGTATAATAAAAGGCTCCTCATGAAAGTTTTTTCCAATATTATGACCACATAAATTAGGTGCAatagaataatttttattatttttattttttttctgaatatAATCATGCATTGCTTCAGCAATAGCTTTAAATGGTACACCATGTTTACATACACTGATAGCTACCATTGTGCATTCATAAGCtgttttaattaattctaaatttttatcatacataatttttttaaaatcatttatattaagaTTAGTTCTTTCAAAAAAATCGAAATGCCTATgtcttcttttttcttccttttcacttttattatatataaatttttgaaTATTGTTATAAATCTGATTTTTTTCTGGATTATATATAACTTTATCATCATACtgtttatgaaaattttctaGCTCGTCATCataatcattaaaattattaaaaaacatattttgggatatattatttaaatgaactGCATTGGTATTATCATCATAATCAAAATGATAATCATCTTCTTGCCTTTTCGAATTTGGTGCATTAtatcttatttttcttaCAGTAACtgattttccttttttaaccACCTTGTTCTTTGTTAAATCAAAatgatatttaaaaatatattttgtatattttgtTCTAAGTTTATCATTTagataaataaaatcataatttttttttcttctttttttttcttctttcgatattttttcaataagAAAACTTTCGCACATATCAGCATGAAATCCATCTTTATAAACACTAATATCTACTTTTACGATAtcattttcaaataaaacaTTGTTGTCTGGAATACCATGGCATAGTATTTCGTTTAATGATATACAAGTACTTTTTGGATAATGATGATAATTCAAAGGAGATGGATAAAATCCGTTattaatacatttatttaaaatatatatatcaatatCATTTGTTGTTATACCTTcacataatatatatgatacaTCGTCCATTAATTTTCTTGCAAATTTACAATTATTTGATATTATTTCGATATCTTTATCatcttttacatttttatattcatacttatttctttcttcattattattatcataatttaCATAAACAGGTGTTCCTGTTCTATGATAATTTGGCTTTTCTATAAATTTCGGTAAATAATATGTAGGAGAtaatattccttttttttgtctaccaacatatgaaaaattttcaaataaatcaGTTTTGTTTAAATgcgaaaataatttattataatttcctttacatttcataaattttttatctaattcTGTTATTCTTATACTAGgatgaattatttttcttgttttaaaattatctATGTATCTATGATATGAAGGTAATCTATCTTCTGAGTAATCatgtgtatttttttttatattattatgtaCAGTATTAGAAAAACCTTCACCAAAgcattttatgtttttttcataacttttttttatagtaagAAAGTTGTAATTATATACTCGtttcttttttctaatatagttaaatttttttacattctttttttttctttcaataaaattataattattattcatatatctttttttgcATAAATGAATTCCAccaaaaataaatatcaataaaataaaaatactcatacttttttttttgcttttctcatttaattttaaacattttttatttataaaagaaaaactaGTAATAACaactttaataataatataaaaataaaataaaaagtcaacgaaatttaaaaaaatgttgtaaaaatgataattataCTGTGGTTAGGAAAGTATTTAATAATGtattaaagataaaaacaatatttcaatatcataaaaaaaaatatatattttaatacaaattacataatattatacatcatcatttattttgtttttttttaatttttttttaaaatattataaaataaaaaattaatcagttcataaatatatatatatatatatatattttttttttgcaactaaaatgtatttttatcatcctatattcttttttttttttttttttttattatctatttttttcttaattatatatatcatcatatcataatatatatatataattaaattttttgtgtataaatgttaaattttttttttttttatatacgtTAAATGTGtatcattatataaatatgtatgtAATTAacattatattaataaataaaattattttataaggTATTGAAATATGTGAGTAGGTAAATATTTTAGTAtaggaatatatatatatatatatataattcattCTTTAAATTGATATAAGTAGTATCAattgttaaaaaattatacatatataatttatcatttttcatTAGTCCTTTCTTTTACTGAGGAGAAACGCAtatctttattaaattatttttataatttgaattaaaaactATAATTTATtgatacatattttttacttttgcAAAAGTCAATTTTCTTTTAGGATGTGGGGGAGAGGAGAAAGGACAttaatattcatataaatataattcctttttatttttaatttttaatttttaattattcttacttaaatatgaaatgtaaatattgaaaaatacttttctatattaattttaatttttaaaaggtttttttatattattaaaaatgtactaaaattaaaaaaaaaaaaaataataaactaaacataatgataaatttaagaaaaatatacaaaaatagaacaagatataatgaaaaaacttttaatttGAGATGActtaaagatatataaataaaaatatcatattaattataatacaaATTAGTCATTggatttaaagaaaaaaaaaataaaacaaaatgagTTACTAAGAAccttataaatatatgaaaatatgtTCTTATATTCCTTATACTTAAAActaatgaaattttaaacagtttcttttttccattttaaaatttattttatttttaagttcTCTAATGActtcatatatataagcataataaacttattatttcaaattccataattttctttattattagtcttttatttgttaaaaatttttttttttattttaatttccaTTTTTGTATTCGTTCTTTTTCTtgttctctttttaatttctatGTTTTTCctaatttccttttttatattcattttctttttttatctatattttcattttcatttatattatcattttcattttcatttatattatcattttcattttcatttatattatcattttcattttcatttatattatcattttcattttcattttcatttatattatcattttcattttcatttatattttcattttcattttcattttcatttatattatcattttcattttcatttatattttcattttcattttcattttcattttcatttacattattatctttaattgtatttttttttattatacttttACTTTTCgtactaatatatataggaTTTGTGATAGGTatgttattatcattatagAAAATTTCCAAAATAAAATGAGGGTATTCATAAAAGGATTTTCCATATAATGCTTCATAAATAGTTTGATTTATagaatgaaattttttttcttctttcttttgaatttttaaattatcaaaCAAAGAAATGTGTATTGCATCTAAGTTcttcaaataaatatttatttttttttctaatgttTCTATTTTGCTACACATTGAATTAATTAATTCTAAAAAGGtagaattttcattaatattatctTCTGTTATTAGCATATTGCTGTTTGCAAAAGTGATTTTAACCATCCAGTGTATAACATTATTAAagatatatgttttattttctttatgtaATTTCGTATATATAGGagcttttaataaaattatttctcttttttttaatatattttttaactttttattaaaaactaaCCATATTTTAGttgtttcattttctttaacCTTTATAAACTTATAATTACTTTCAACAATATTTATAAcattttgtaaatataagAAATCTTTATGTAAAATTGATTCATCAAAATCAAACTTtccaatatttttaattttaaaatttttttttaatttatttttacaattaaatatttttttatgattttttgAACAGATTAAAGAACAGGACCTAATTTCACAATATGGgcatttgtatatataatctttttctttacatACATTACAAATGCTATTATTTTGgttttttgaattttcttCAATATTTATTTCACTGATGTCTGAATTACATTCTTCTTCTTCTCttaattttctatttctaaAATATTCAATAGATTCTTTTAAAGTGTCGTATTTCTtttgatttatatattttttgtatttctcATATTTATCATTTCTATTTATGTTAAATTCTGATAAGTTAttcttttcatattttttttcgctattaataatttcatcttcttttataatatttttttcttcatctgTTTCTGAGTATTCTTCTAGTATATTATTATGCATCTCATTTTTAGATAAGTAATTTGTATCAATTAAGTTATTTTTGTTAtgaattatttctttatcattACAAGTGttgttactattattattactagaAATAACATTTTTGCCACttctattaatatttttatttatatttatactttttttaatatattta
The Plasmodium relictum strain SGS1 genome assembly, chromosome: 1 DNA segment above includes these coding regions:
- the METAP1c gene encoding methionine aminopeptidase 1c, putative — its product is MSIFILLIFIFGGIHLCKKRYMNNNYNFIERKKKNVKKFNYIRKKKRVYNYNFLTIKKSYEKNIKCFGEGFSNTVHNNIKKNTHDYSEDRLPSYHRYIDNFKTRKIIHPSIRITELDKKFMKCKGNYNKLFSHLNKTDLFENFSYVGRQKKGILSPTYYLPKFIEKPNYHRTGTPVYVNYDNNNEERNKYEYKNVKDDKDIEIISNNCKFARKLMDDVSYILCEGITTNDIDIYILNKCINNGFYPSPLNYHHYPKSTCISLNEILCHGIPDNNVLFENDIVKVDISVYKDGFHADMCESFLIEKISKEEKKRRKKNYDFIYLNDKLRTKYTKYIFKYHFDLTKNKVVKKGKSVTVRKIRYNAPNSKRQEDDYHFDYDDNTNAVHLNNISQNMFFNNFNDYDDELENFHKQYDDKVIYNPEKNQIYNNIQKFIYNKSEKEEKRRHRHFDFFERTNLNINDFKKIMYDKNLELIKTAYECTMVAISVCKHGVPFKAIAEAMHDYIQKKNKNNKNYSIAPNLCGHNIGKNFHEEPFIIHTLNDDDRKMCENLVFTIEPIITEKESNYITWPDNWTISNSKYHFSAQFEHTILIKKNNAEILTKKNEKSPKFIWERTNL